TGCTGCAGGCGTTTGATCAGATTATGCAGTTGATTGAGGCTGAAGTAAATCAGTCCTTTATTGAATCCTTTGCGAAGGAATTGGACCAAAAGGAAGAATTAGAAGCGTTGATGGAAGAACAAACTGCATTAGTCAGAAAGGTGCAGGACTCCAGTCAGACGTTGGCGGCGACGGCGGAGGAAACAACGGCATCGGCTTCGCAAATGGCCCATGCATCCGTACAAATCAAGGATGCCTCTGAACGAGCGAAAAATGCGGCGGAAGAAGCGCGCGCCAGTGCTGGTGAAGGCGAACGGTTGTCTAGGGAGACCTTGACTCAGGTGGAGGCCATGGTAGCCTCTAACCAGGGAGCGCAAGAGAAAGTGGCATCCTTGGAAGCTACTTCGGAAGCGGTGGGGAACATTGTAGAAACCATTACCGGCATAGCAGGCCAGACCAATTTATTGGCGCTGAATGCGGCCATTGAAGCAGCTCGTGCTGGCGAAGCTGGGCGTGGGTTTGCTGTGGTGGCGGAGGAAGTGCGTAAACTGGCGGAACAAAGCCGTTCGGCGGCTAACGAAATTGTTGAGCTGATTCAGCGCAATAATGCTTCCACAGGGGAAGTGGTTTCCAGCATGGCCCAACAGGCGGAAACTATGAATCGTGTGGGCACGGCAGTTAATGAGACGTCCGGGCGGATGACGCATATTATGGAATCCATTGCTAACAATTATAAACAAGTGGAACATATCAATACGGCAGTAGCCAGCTTGGTGGAAACCTCGCACGAGATCGAAAAGGCTTCGGACGAAGTAGCTGGAGCGGCTACGGACTTGTCGGCGATGGTTGTGAAATAAGCCAAACCGTCAGAAACAGGGAACGTAAGCATGCGCTTGTCCACAATAATAGGCGGAATATATCGCAAAAGCAACAGGCAGCCACAGAGGCTGCTTGTTGCTTTTTTGTAAAAAAACATAGTGTGATGGAAAAAAACGCAAATCCAAGAAAAATCCAAGGAAATCAAGGCATAATAAGAATGGGTAAGTTATCAATTCAATTAAGGGGGCATGAAAATGCAAATCGGTTCTGTAAGTAGTGCAGCAAGCAGTATGCAACAAACACTTAGCAAAAGCACTTCTAGCACTTCAAGCACTTCAAGCACTTCAAGTTCTTCTAGTAGTTCGGACTCTACGCTGGAAAAGCTGAAACAGCAACAAGCGCAGATTGAAAAGCAAATTGAAAATCTGAAGGAACGCATTAAAAACGACAAAGACAATCAGGCGTTACAGCAGCAATTGCAGCAACTGCAGTCCCAACTCCAAGAAGTCAATTCGGAGATTTCTGATGCGGAAAACAGCAGCAGCTCAAGCAATGCTAGTGGTAGTCCGAAAGGTGGTGCTCCGGCAAGTGCACCGGCTGCGTCGGGGGGCGGAACAGGAGCTTCTGCTGCGGGGACGGTTTCTGCCACCAAAGTCGATATTCAAGCTTGAATTTGATCCCGTGGGGGTGATTGCCGTGCGGGCCATCGCCCCTAGATCGGGAAGCTTGATTGACAGGGTGCATAAGGCGTGGTATTTTTCATATGAATTAAGAAGGCAGCTGCAGGGAAGCGGCTGTGTACGAAGGCAAGGAGCATGTTTTCGTAGAAAGAATGGGAGAAGTATGAGACTGCTGCTTGTAGAAGATGAACCTAAACTCTTGGAAGCGTTGGAATATTTATTGAAGCGAAATGGCTATGCTGTAGATACGGCGATGGATGGGGACAATGCTATGGATTTGGCATCTAGCGATGTATATGACCTTTTGGTGTTAGACTGGATGCTTCCCGGGAAGAATGGTCTGAATATTGTGAAAGAATTGCGCAAAAACGGCATGGATGTGCCGGTTTTGTTTTTGACGGCGAGAGACTCGCTGGAAGATCGAGTTGCTGGCTTAGATGCCGGTGCGGATGATTATTTGGTGAAGCCTTTTTCTACAGACGAGCTTTTGGCCCGTCTCAGAGCGTTGTGGAGAAGAAAGGGTAAAAATTTTTTGGGAAATACGATTGCGGTCAATGAATACACCTTAGACCCCTTAAAGGGCGAGGTGACAACAGATACGGAAACTATCCGCTTAAGCGTTAAAGAGACACAACTATTGGAGATGCTTATGCTGAATCATGATAAAGTTATCAGTAAGGAACGATTATTTGAACGAGTATGGGGGTATTGTTCTGAAGCAGAGGTATCTAATGTGGAGCTTTACGTCCATTATTTGCGAAAAAAGCTGAACACTTGGCGTATTCGTACGGTGCGAGGAGTAGGCTATTATTGGCAGAATGGAGAAGAGCATGTTTCGTAAGCTTCATGCGCAGTTTGTTTTTATCAATTTAGTGGTCATTGCGTGTGTGTTTTCAGTGCTGGCGTTGGGCAGCTATTGGTTTTTGCGGACGCACCTTACGGAGAAAGCTGCTTTCTTTGCAGAACGCATGGTTGAGGATGCAGAACGTGGACGTTTACCAGCGCAGATGCATGGCGGCGAGCAACCGCCTCCGCCTCCGAGGCCGATGGAACTGTATCTGGGCGTAGTGGATATAAAAGGCAGTTTGGCAGGGCCGTCCATGGATCCTTGGGCGAGAGCCATACCAAATGTAGAGGAAATAACTACGCTGGCGGTGGTGCAAAAGGCAGGTCAAGGTTTTGTGGAATGGAAGGGGACAGAATACTTCTTTTTTCGCAAAGACCTAGACGACCATTCCGGCTACATTGTGATGGTGCAGAACTTTGAACATGATAATGAAATACTGCAGAATCTGATGCTGGCTTTATTGGGGACAGGTCTTGCTTGTCTGGCGTTATCTTTATTTGGGAACGTATACTGGGGGCGGCAGGCAGTAGAACCGGTGCGCAAAGCTTGGGAGCAGCAACGCGATTTCTTGGCGGATGCTTCTCATGAGTTGCGGACACCGCTGACTGTAATTCTGACGAACTTGAGTTTGCTGAGAGACGAACCAGGTTCGCAGCGATATGGGCGGCAGCGTTGGTTGGAAAATATGGAAGAAGAAATTCACCACATGAGCGATTTGGTGGATGGGCTGCTTTTTTTGGCGCGCAGCGATGCGAAACAAAAAGTGCTGAACTGCAGGCCTTTTTTATTATCAGAAACAATTGCAGGATTAGTGGCCGCTTTTCGCCCGCTGGCGCGGGGAAAAAACGTGGAGCTGCGCCTTTATTGCGAGGAAGATATTTGGTTGGATGGCGATGAAACAAGAATGCGCCAGGTAGCGGAAAATTTACTGAACAATGCCTTGCGGCATACGCAAGAAGGTGGCCGCATTGAGCTTAGTATGAATCGTCAAGATGGCAAGATTAGCTTAGCGGTAGCAGACACCGGGGAAGGGATTTGTGCCGAGAACTTGCCGCATATTTTCCAACGCTTTTATCAAGGCGATCCGTCGCATTCGCGCGGCAAGGGCGGTTTGGGCTTGGCGATCGTCAAAAGCATTGTAGAAAACCATGGCGGCAAGATAAGTGTGAGCAGCCAAGTAGGAGAAGGCGCTGAGTTTTTGGTGTGTCTACCTGCTTTGCTTAGTGAGAACATGGGGGGATAATTGTGGAAATGTCAATACAGATAAATGAAGGACTGGCTGGTGGTTGGTGGCAAGCGCCAACAGCCGTAGGAGAGCCTAAAATTAATTTATTGGATGAAGATGCGGCCTATAGTCAAGTGGTAGCATATTGTTTGGAACAAGAAGGCTGGCAAGTACAGTGCTGCCCTATGGAAGAAAAAGAGGCGTGGATGCAGGGCGAAAAGCCAGATGTCTGGGTAATTGACGGAGATAGTGCAGACGGCTTTCGCTTGATGCGCGAATTGCGCCGGGCCGATGAAGCGGCGCCGATTGTCTTGACTATGGCGAAGGAGCGTATTCTAGACCGTGTCACTGCATTGGAGCTGGGGTGTCAAGACTTGGTGCTTAAACCGTTTTCCCCAAAAGAATTGGTGTTGCGTCTGCGGCGTGTTTTGGCCGCGGCTAAACCGGCGATTTCCGGTAGCAGTAAGGCTTTGGAGCGGACATTGCAAACATACCGACTTTGCTATGAAGAACGCAGTGTCATTGGTGAGTTGGGCGCCGTATATTTGACAAACAAAGAATTTGCGTTGTTGGATTGCTTTGCAAGGCATAAAGGGACGGCTTTGTCGCGGGAACAAATTTTGCGCCATGTTTGGGGAGATAGCTACTTTGGTTCGGACCGAGTTGTGGATGATTTAGTGCGGAGAACGCGGAAAAAACTGCAAGGATTGCGCGTGCAAACCTTATATGGTTATGGGTATCGTGTCAACGCATGATGCTGTAGGAAAGGACTACATGTTTGAGACGGTAGTCCTTTTTCTCCACAACTTAGTTTGTTCACGGTAAAATAAAGCAGGTTTTTGGCGTATAGATAGGGAACATAGCTTACTTGGCTTTAGTTTTTTTCGATTCTGTTCGATAATACAAATAGGCATGGACAGCGGAAAAAATGCGTAGGGACGCGCGTAGAAAATAGGAGGAAAAAAGATGAGTACAAGCGTAACAGGGACAACTACAGATTATTGGAAAAAACCAACAAGCGTGGATAGTGGATCCTCGGCAGGAGGTACGGACAGCCTAAGTACGGTAGATTCCTTTTTGAAAATCCTGGCGTCGGAACTCCAAAATCAAGACCCGACAGAACCGGTCAGCAATACCGAGTATGTGGCCCAATTGGCGCAGTTTAACAGTCTGCAGCAAATGTCGTCTTTGAATGGGAGCATGAGTAAATTCCAGGGCTATTCGTTGATTGGCATGCAAGTTTCCTATTCGGCGACGGATTCGACTGGCAAGTCCATAAGTGGGACAGGCATTGCTAAGTCGGTTGTGACTAACGGCAATGATGTGTATGTAATGGTGGATGGTAATAAAATTAAGATTTCTTCGATTACGAAGGTGGAAACACCTACAACTACGACAACGCCTACAACCTGAAGCAACGAGGCGGCTGGACTCGTGAGAGAAGCTGCTGCTATTTCGGAGTGACGGATGAAATAGCTTTCTATTTTTATTTGAGAGTGGGAGGAATTCATTATGATGATGTCCATGTACTCTGCTGTATCTGGTTTGAAGTCGCAGCAGACGAAACTGAATGTAATCGGCAACAACGTTGCCAATATCAATACCTTGGGTTACAAAGGCCAAAGCGTTGGTTTTAGTGATCTGCTGAGCCAAACAGTTAGTTCCGCCAGTGCTGCCAGGGGAAATCGTGGAGGCACGAACTCCAAACAAATTGGTTTAGGTGCGCAGGTAGCTTCGATAACTACGAACATGGGCGTAGGTAGTGCCCAATACACCGGGAATGACACAGATGCTGCATTGAGCGGCGCAGGAATGTTTATTGTTCAAGGCGGCGGCACTGGCAAGTATCAATTTACCAGGGCTGGAAATTTTGGCGTTGATGTAGAGGGGAATCTTGTAGTAAATGGTATGAAAGTTTGCGGCTGGAATAATTACACGATTGATGCTAATGGTGATGTTACGTATAGCACGCAATCCGATGTCGCGGCGATTAAT
This genomic window from uncultured Anaeromusa sp. contains:
- a CDS encoding response regulator transcription factor, which encodes MSIQINEGLAGGWWQAPTAVGEPKINLLDEDAAYSQVVAYCLEQEGWQVQCCPMEEKEAWMQGEKPDVWVIDGDSADGFRLMRELRRADEAAPIVLTMAKERILDRVTALELGCQDLVLKPFSPKELVLRLRRVLAAAKPAISGSSKALERTLQTYRLCYEERSVIGELGAVYLTNKEFALLDCFARHKGTALSREQILRHVWGDSYFGSDRVVDDLVRRTRKKLQGLRVQTLYGYGYRVNA
- a CDS encoding flagellar hook capping FlgD N-terminal domain-containing protein, translating into MSTSVTGTTTDYWKKPTSVDSGSSAGGTDSLSTVDSFLKILASELQNQDPTEPVSNTEYVAQLAQFNSLQQMSSLNGSMSKFQGYSLIGMQVSYSATDSTGKSISGTGIAKSVVTNGNDVYVMVDGNKIKISSITKVETPTTTTTPTT
- a CDS encoding globin-coupled sensor protein, producing MFGRGKKEIGGAVAPGKYSVNNQVAKKFLALDEATLGHLACLKPIIEGNLEAIATEFYRRLTDVPEVEAFIKRQSTVERLKITLKQLLQKLYVTNITPEYMANMHRVGEVHNRIKLPADWFILACGALRHVLVPHIVRAYGRDATKLTLVLQAFDQIMQLIEAEVNQSFIESFAKELDQKEELEALMEEQTALVRKVQDSSQTLAATAEETTASASQMAHASVQIKDASERAKNAAEEARASAGEGERLSRETLTQVEAMVASNQGAQEKVASLEATSEAVGNIVETITGIAGQTNLLALNAAIEAARAGEAGRGFAVVAEEVRKLAEQSRSAANEIVELIQRNNASTGEVVSSMAQQAETMNRVGTAVNETSGRMTHIMESIANNYKQVEHINTAVASLVETSHEIEKASDEVAGAATDLSAMVVK
- a CDS encoding response regulator transcription factor — protein: MRLLLVEDEPKLLEALEYLLKRNGYAVDTAMDGDNAMDLASSDVYDLLVLDWMLPGKNGLNIVKELRKNGMDVPVLFLTARDSLEDRVAGLDAGADDYLVKPFSTDELLARLRALWRRKGKNFLGNTIAVNEYTLDPLKGEVTTDTETIRLSVKETQLLEMLMLNHDKVISKERLFERVWGYCSEAEVSNVELYVHYLRKKLNTWRIRTVRGVGYYWQNGEEHVS
- a CDS encoding ATP-binding protein is translated as MFRKLHAQFVFINLVVIACVFSVLALGSYWFLRTHLTEKAAFFAERMVEDAERGRLPAQMHGGEQPPPPPRPMELYLGVVDIKGSLAGPSMDPWARAIPNVEEITTLAVVQKAGQGFVEWKGTEYFFFRKDLDDHSGYIVMVQNFEHDNEILQNLMLALLGTGLACLALSLFGNVYWGRQAVEPVRKAWEQQRDFLADASHELRTPLTVILTNLSLLRDEPGSQRYGRQRWLENMEEEIHHMSDLVDGLLFLARSDAKQKVLNCRPFLLSETIAGLVAAFRPLARGKNVELRLYCEEDIWLDGDETRMRQVAENLLNNALRHTQEGGRIELSMNRQDGKISLAVADTGEGICAENLPHIFQRFYQGDPSHSRGKGGLGLAIVKSIVENHGGKISVSSQVGEGAEFLVCLPALLSENMGG
- a CDS encoding FlxA-like family protein, which codes for MQIGSVSSAASSMQQTLSKSTSSTSSTSSTSSSSSSSDSTLEKLKQQQAQIEKQIENLKERIKNDKDNQALQQQLQQLQSQLQEVNSEISDAENSSSSSNASGSPKGGAPASAPAASGGGTGASAAGTVSATKVDIQA